Genomic DNA from Ruminococcus sp. OA3:
GGTTTTATTGTCGTTTTTGCACAATAAAAGCTTTTTTCATTGCCATTTGGGATTGTGGAGCGTAATCTTCATCAGGCATACTCTGTCGCCCATCTTTATGCTCTTCAGCAGCTCCACATCAGCACTGCAGTCAAACGCCTTTTCAAACAGGTCCTTGCTGTAGCCGGTAGTACACTGGCACCATGTATTTGTCTCCAATTTTTCCACGTCCGCAAGCATCGGGCAGGGACAATAACCAAATTGCAGATAAAGCTCCCCGTCTTTACAGAAAAGCCCTGCGGCTCTCGCTTTCTCTGAATCTGTTAATTCTTCTATGCTTGCTGCAGTTGACTTCAATTCCTCTACAAGCGCAAGTTTTTCGTCCATTCCGTAACCACATTGGCAGTTCATTCGTATTTTCTTTATGGTCTCAAATTCAAATTTACTCTCCAGACGTTGCATTGCAGATTTCACCCAGGCAGGATTCTTTTCTGCATTGTCAGGCTGCTCCTTACCATACACCACCTCATTCGCCACAGCCGCACTGCTTTCCGTTTTAACTGCTTCATAAATTACTTTCTCCTGAATTTTTCTTATGTCAAACATAATCTCCTCCGTATTCTTCACTCATTGATTGACGCAGAAATTTTCTGCAAATTAAAAAATGACCTCCTTTCTATTTGAAGTATTTCTAAACACTTCTAAATTATAGAAAGAAAGTCATCCCGCTGACTTCTGAATTCTTGCTTTTATAAAACGGGGATACATAAATCCATAACAACACTGTGATTGCCACGTTCAATATGGCGATAAATATTCAATCCATATCTCTGCGCCATATTGTAACCGCTTTGGGGCAGCCAAACGTTAAAAACACCTTGTAATGTCTCAAAGATATCGCTGATTTCTCCATCGAAATGATACACAATCCATTTGCCGCCTCTGATCAGCATAACATTGTCCAGGTCACAATCCTGTTCCACCGTCATACAGATATCGCAAATGCACTGTGACAAGTCTGTAATGGCCGGGTCATTAAAAAAGCGCTCTATCAGGATTGTCCTCTCATTCAAAAACGAGTTGTATTTATCTAAAAAATGATACCAGTGTTTTTCAATATCCGAATAGTTTCCAATAAACCGCTCATATATCACTAAAAAATCTTTAAGCTCCTGAATTTCTGTATGGGCGGCATACTCCTCCACAGTTTTGAAGTGGACAATCCGATCCGGTGTAAACGGAACAGGCATGCTGTGCGTTGGTATTGACCGTTTAAACATGGCAGGGGAAATATCATGGTGCTTTCTAAATACCGAACTATAATTGGAGGAACTATATCCATAATCTAAACCAATGTCTGTAATTGCTTTCCTTGGGTTTAGTTTCATATCAATTGCGCTCTGGTCAACCTTACAGCGTTTAATAAACGCATAAACACTTTCACCGGTTTCTTCTTTGAACATTCGGCTAAAATAGTACTTTGATACATAAAATTGAGCAGATATGGTATCAAGCGATAAGCCCTCATCTAAATGCTGCATAATATAATCAATGCTTTGATCAACAAGTTTTTTCCTGTCCATATATCTCCATTCTTCTATATTAATAACGTACGCTGACGTCCGATCATCGGCAGACCCGTTCGGCAGTCTTTACAAACTCCTGTATCACAGGCCGGCATATCCGATGGCAGCCGATCCCCAGTACAATGGGAATTTCCCAGTCTGTTGGAATAATCTTAAATTCCGAGAAACTGTCCTCGTATCTGGCATAGGTCAGCAAAACTGACTTCTCTATATCGCATTTCAGATGGAGCATGCTGTCATAGCTGCCGATATCCGCCAGCTGAATTTCCGGCTCATTACGGAGGATATAATCCCTCAGACGGTCCTCACACCTGGCGATACCCCGTTGATAGATCAGCAGTCTTTCGCCTCTTAGATCTTCAAAACGAAGGAGCTTTCTGTCCGCCAGCCGATG
This window encodes:
- a CDS encoding DUF6144 family protein encodes the protein MFDIRKIQEKVIYEAVKTESSAAVANEVVYGKEQPDNAEKNPAWVKSAMQRLESKFEFETIKKIRMNCQCGYGMDEKLALVEELKSTAASIEELTDSEKARAAGLFCKDGELYLQFGYCPCPMLADVEKLETNTWCQCTTGYSKDLFEKAFDCSADVELLKSIKMGDRVCLMKITLHNPKWQ
- a CDS encoding GyrI-like domain-containing protein, translating into MDRKKLVDQSIDYIMQHLDEGLSLDTISAQFYVSKYYFSRMFKEETGESVYAFIKRCKVDQSAIDMKLNPRKAITDIGLDYGYSSSNYSSVFRKHHDISPAMFKRSIPTHSMPVPFTPDRIVHFKTVEEYAAHTEIQELKDFLVIYERFIGNYSDIEKHWYHFLDKYNSFLNERTILIERFFNDPAITDLSQCICDICMTVEQDCDLDNVMLIRGGKWIVYHFDGEISDIFETLQGVFNVWLPQSGYNMAQRYGLNIYRHIERGNHSVVMDLCIPVL